In Eubacteriales bacterium mix99, the DNA window GGGAGCGGACTTCAGATATTTTGGGTCCTTTCCCGCAAGGCCCTTCGTATAGGCAACTGTCATTTTCCCGGTCAGACAGGGATCTTCTCCATAAGCTTCCTCATTGCGTCCCCAGCGGGGATCCCGTTCCATATCCACAGTTGGGCCAAATAATACCAGGGAACTGGGGCTTTCCTCCATCTGATTGCTGATGCGCACCTCATCTCCGGCCATATCTCCCAGCTTTTCCATGAGAGCATCGTCAAACATGGCAGCCATACCCCAGGGCTGGGGGAGAATAGTGGTCTCCCGCTTGTTGTCGCGCTGAACCAGCCCCCTGGCAATTTCCACACCAAAGTTCGTCTTCCTGATTCCCAGGCGGGGTACATCGTCCAGACGGGAGGTTACCATCCCAATCTTCTCTTCCCGGGTCAGATGAGATACCAGATCTTTCGCTCTTTCCTCAAAAGAAAGCGACGTCAATTGAAAACGATATAATGGTTTCATTCGAACTCCTTTCTCATGCTCATACATTTTGATCTGCCCTGGAATTAGGCAAACTGCAAACCGTAGAGGCGTTTTCGTTAGGCTCCAACTCCAGGGCAAATGCTTCCGGAGTTTCATTGCAGGCTTCCAGCTTCACTTCTTTTTTCTCGCCAGGATAAAGTTTAAAGTAGTTATCGCTGTAATGTACCCTGTCATCACTGGTTTTCAGACAGATGATCGGTACATAGCAATCCGCGGATACGTTAATAACGAGATCTTCTCCCTCATTATCTAATTTTTCCAGCTGAATATTTGCTTTTGGAAAGATATAATCCCGGTAATAAGCACGCAGACTGTCTGCCATTTCAAATCCAGTCCCTGGTGCCTTGGCGAAGAGGAATCCTTTTTTCAGATCCCCCTTCGCCTCAAAAGCAAACTGCTGCCAGGAATGCGCTTTTGCTTCCAGTCTACGAACTATAACATGAGAGGTGTTCCCATAGAAATCCATGTATCCACAGGTAATTACCAGGTCGGTATTTTCAGGCGTTTCGTTGATTACCGTAACCTGTGCATCGTATTTCCTGGCTCGTATAATGAGCTTCCTCGTTGCAAAAGCACGTTTTAAAAAATAAAAGGAGATTTTTCTGGTAAGATAATAATCAATGATCGTCCAACCGGTTTCCGGCCAGCAATCGTTGTACATCCAAATGAGGTTTCCGGAACCATAGGGCTTTTGGCGCATGGCTTCTGCCATTTCTGAATAAAGGCAACCTTGCATAACACCGCTATAAAGCAGATATGCCCTTTCATCCAGCCCTGAAAAGTTGATGAGGTGACGATTGATGGCACCATCGATACTCCTCCGCTTACGCTCAAATTCCCCGTGATGAATCCAACTTGGGTTTCGAAATGACATTTCCTGCCCATCCAGATATCGCCGTACTGTACTTTCCATCTGTGCGCCAAAAAAACCGTATTCACTGGAAAACCTGGCAGGCATCCTATCAAAGGCTTCCAGCTCATATGTATATCGAAACCGGGTCTCTTTTTTGCGACCAAGACAAGTCCAGGCATGCACGTCACCATCGTCTGTCTGATTGGCTACCGTTCCAAAATAAGGAGAGGATGGCATATAGGGAATTTGCGGGCTGTTTCTGTGAACTGCTTCCGGCTGAACATAATTAAATATTTTTTCTCCATAAAAGCGATCCGGAGCAACCAACTCCGGGAACCAGTCTGTATAGGACTCATGGATCTCATTATTACCGGTCCACACGGCCATGCAGGGATAATGAGCAAGACGTTTCGTCTGATATTCCGCTTCTCGCTGTGCTTCGAACAAAAAGCCATTATCCTGATCAGGATAAAATCCACAAGCATACATAAAATCATGCATCAATAGAATACCATTTTCTGAACAGTATTCATAAAAACAATCCGGCTCATAAGTCCCCCCGCCCCATATACGAAACATGTTGAACCCTGCTGCCCTGGCTTCGTTTACCAGAATACGGTAACTGGAATCCGGTGTTCGTAGATAAATAGAATCTGTAGGAACCCAGTTCCCTCCTTTGCAAAATATACGCACACCGTTGACCTTAATGAAAAAATTTCTCGTACCGTCCGTCCTTTTGGAATGATCAATTTCTATTGTGCGGATACCGACTTTTTTTGTTCGATCCTCATTGATGAATCCCCGGCAGATACAACGGGCATTCAACTCATAAAGACATGGATCTCCATAGCCGTTTGGCCACCAAAGACTGACATCCGGAATCTTCGTAATTTCCCGAACAAAATTCCATCCTCCCACCAAGAGTAGCTGCTTCTTTCCTGTAAGCACTGTCTTTCCATCTCTTGACAGCTCATATTCCAATACTGCCTCTTCCGAAGAAGTCATACAGGTTTTATCCAGCTCAAAATATAATTCCACCAAGGCGGTTCCGTTTTCCAACGATAAGGTATCCAACCGGGATTCCGAAATCCTGGCACCGCTGAATCCTTCGAGATAAATGGAACGCCCTATGCCGCAGGTTGGGACAGGCTGACACCAGTCCCATCCATAAGTATATTGTGGTTTGCGTACATAAATTCGTTGATTACAGATCGAATCGTTACCGCCACAGTAAAAAGAAATGGAATCCCTTGGATAATGATCTTCCATACCGGATGTGAGACGAATTATGATAGTGTTTTTTCCCATCTTTAGAAATCGCTTTACGTCTTCATAAAAGGGACAAAAAGCATTGGTGTGGTGGGCTACCGGTCTGCCGTTTAAAATAATATCTGCTTTAAAATCCAGTACTTCAATGAACAGCCGGATCACATCCTGCTGAAGCAACTCTTTTGGAACTTCGAAGTCCTTAATAAACCACTAGGACAAGTCCCTGACCCATAAACATTTTTTTGTATTCTGCCTTAAAAATGGTTCTTCAAGGATTCCATTTTCAATTAAAGGAGTGATAACATCACATGGAATCATAGCCTTCATGAAACCCGTCTTGGAAGGAAAGGCATTTGGCTCCTGATAGACAGTAAATTGCCCTTCTGGCTTTTCCAGGACTTCCATAAACCGTTCCGGACCAACATCCAAAAATTCGGCCCGAAGTTTCCATTCCCCGCCTAATGATAGTTTATACAAATGCAGATCCCCTTTTCTTATTAATGATTAATACGAATAAATGCAGGAAGCAGAAAAGAAATCATCACTTTTCTGCTTCCTACCCAGGAATAACAGGAAGCCCTTTACTTCTGGTTGACTTTATTACTCATATAGTCTTCCATTTTCTCCTTTTCTGCATTGTAAACTTTTTGAGCTTCTTCAAGAACATCCTGCAGGCCAAGCGAATCCAATGTGGCGATGTAATTGTCCCATTTCTTGATTGATTCTGTGCCAGCGATAACACCCCACATATAGCGGTTTTTTTCGTCTTCAATATCAGTCCGGCAATCGACCCATTCTGTAAGGGAAGCAGGATTCTTCCATTCTATCAGCTGAGCGGCACGATCGCGGCTATTTTCACCAGATTTTTTAAAAAGTGCTTTGGTTTCGGGCGTATTGCTGATTAACCCTTCATCTTTTCTGTTAAACAGGTTATGGAATAGATTGAGTCCTATGTTCTTTGTATTGTTTTCTTCCGATTCGGGCCCAATGACTGGCTGGTAAACACCATCCTTATCAAAGGTATAGTCTTCGCCTTCCACTCCATATCTTCTCTCAATGTAATTGTCAAGGCTGCACATATCATCATATATGGCATATAACCTTTCAGGATCAGTGGCCGCTTTCGTAATGCCAAAATAGCACCAGGCCGAGCTGGTAGCAGGATCTTCCTGCGGATTTCCGTTCTTTCCTTTTACCATATCAATGGGAACCCATTTGGCATTCGGATTGCTGTCATAGAAACTGATCATCGTCTGGGAATCCGGATTATTGTAAGCACACCAGTTGTATGTAACACCAAATCCACCATTTGCCATTTCCTCATCACGGTCGGTTGTTTGAGTAATGTTGGGAGTAATATATCCCTTATCATATAGTTTTGCGACTTCAGCTAACCATTTCTTTGTATTTCCATGGGAAGGGCCATAAATAACCTTGCCCTGATCATCTACAGAAAAGCGGTCATAATGAGTATAGTCATAGCCTTGAATCCATGGCCAGAAGGAACGGAAATCATTGCCAGCGCCGCCTAAACCATAGGTGTCTTTCTTTCCATTTCCGTCTGGGTCATCCTCCGTAAAAGCACGCATAACCTCCTCCAAATCCTGAATGGTGGTCGGTACTTTCAGATTTAGATTATCCAGCCAATCCTGGCGAATCCAAAGGCATTCGCAGGAAGGCTCAGCTACATCGCCGGGGATACGATAGATAGCGCCATCATCTTCCGTGGCATAAAATAAGGTTTTAGGGTCCATTTTGTTGTAATAGTCCCGGATATTCGTATACTTATTCAGATATTTCGAGACATCCACAAGCAAATCTGCATCTCTCCACTGCAAGAATTCATTGTCCATGCCCCACCACCACATGATATCAGGCATATCATGCCCAGCCATGAGAAGACTGACCTTGGACTGGCCATCCGTCCAACCCGGTAATACAACCAGGTTAATATTAACATTATACTTTTTTTCCAGCATTTTTTCGACCCGGCTGTCAGATTGGGTAAAGCCAGTCATGACGGCAATGGAAACATCCATAGGTTCCTTATAGGATATAGGATCCACTTTCTTATTGGATGAGACAGTATCATTGCTTTTGGATTCTGTATCAGATACTTTCCCATTTCCTGTTTTCGAAGACGACTTGCTTTGGGGAGAACCTTTCCTGTCTCCATTGCAGCTTGCAAATAAACTGCAAAGTACAGTTACCAACAGGATACTAAGCGTTTTATTCCAGCAACTTTTCATACTGATTTTCCTCCTTTATTATAATTGTTTTATTATTTTGGATTGCCTGCTTTTCAGCATATGACACCAAATTTCTTAGACTGACTTATCCATAAACTGCAGCCTGTTATCCCTTTACACTGCCGATCATGACACCTTTGACAAAGTACTTTTGTGCAAATGGATATACTATCAGGATAGGAATCGTAGCTACAGCGATGGAAGCTGCTTTGATTGTTTCAGCGTTCGTATTGGATTGCGCCCGCACGTTTACGCCAGACGCCTGCATAGCCTGCTGGGTATTCGTCAGCATATTACGGAGCACTGCCTGCATTGACCATTTATCCGTGCTTTTAATATAGAGAACTGTTGAAAAATAGTCATTCCAATACATCACCGCTGTAAACAAGGCAATCGTCGCAATAGTAGCTTTGGATAGCGGGATGATAATTCGAAAGAAAATATGGACATCATTGGCACCGTCAATTCTTGCGGATTCTTCCAGACTGTCTGGAATAGACTGAAAAAAGCTTTTCATAATAATACAGTTATATGCACTCATCAGAAGAGGAAGAATCAAAGACCAACGACTGTCATAAAGATTTAGATTTCGGATAAGCAAATAATTAGGAATCATCCCTGCATTAAAAATCATGGTAAACAAAATAATCATCATCAATATCTTCCTGCCGCGAAGTCTGGGCTTACTGAGAGGATATGCCGTCATGGCGGTCAGCAATGTCCCGAGCACAGTGCCAACAACAGTGACGAGTAATGTAGTACTGAAACCTGTGTAGATATCAGGATTCTTGAATACGGAATGATAGGTATCCAAATTGAATCCTTTTGGCCATAAGAAAGCCCCGCCTTTCAGTGCTTCTTCCATGCTGCTTAAGGATAGCATCACCACATGCCAAAAAGGATAAATCATTATGAGGCACAGCACTGTAAAGAAAATATAATTGAATACTGCAAATGCCTTTTCACTGGGTGAGGGTTGTATACTGTTCGTTCTTTTAACGATATCCGTCGTTTCTCTTTTTACCATACCTATTTTCCCTCCTTACCAAATACCCTCGTTACCGGATTTTTTCGCAGTGTAATTTACACTGACGATCATAATCAATGCAGCAACAGACTTGAACATTCCTGCTGCGGTGGTAAAGGAATAGTCTGTTTTCTGAATGCCCATACGATAAACATAAGTGTCAATAATGTCAGAAACGTCATAAACCAATGCTGAATAAAGCATGAAGATTTGATCAAAACCAGCATTGAGAATATTGTTGCAATTCATAATCAGCATGATAATTACGGTAGGCATAATAGCTGGAATGGTAATGCGAAGGAGCTGTTGAAACCGCCCTGCGCCATCTATATAAGCTGCTTCGTATAGTTGAGTATCCACTCCGGAAAGAGCTGCAAAATAAATAATTGTTCCCCATCCCATATTCTTGTATACATCAGTTATGACCAACATAGGAACAAAAGCGACTTTACTGGTAAGCACCTGCATATTTCGACCAGTAATTTTTTTGATAAGGTGGGTGATCACTCCGGTGGAAGGATCCAGGAAATTCATGATGATTCCGGCCAATACAACCCATGAAACAAAATACGGTAAATAAAGCAGGGTTTGGGAAATTTTTTTGAAATGCAGACTTCTCATTTCATTCATCATCAAAGCCAGTATAATTGGAATTGGAAACCCAATTAACATTTTCCATAGACTGATGGAAATAGTGTTTCTTAATACTTTGAGGAAGGAAGGTTTGGAAAATAATTTCCTAAACTGGTCGAAACCTACCCATGTACTTTTTTCAGGAGCAAACGGATTATAGTCCATAAACGCAATCCGCAGATCGATCATGGGTATGTACTTAAAAATAAGAAAGAATGATATACCCGGAAGTAAAAGAAGGTATAGCCACTTGTCCCGGATAACGTCCCGAATGAACTTTTTTTGCCTTAGTGGGCGGGGGAGAATCCTTTGCTTTTTTTTCACAAGCGCATTCATCGTATCAAAACCTCCTATATATTTATTAAAATTCTTTCATTCCACATTTCATGATTTTTCTGCTTTTTTATCTCACCTGAGTTTATATTAAGAATCTTCTTCTAATGGAATCACATATAATGCATTGCGTAATATCCATATGCGGCCTGTCTCCAGGCTGCATATGGATCCAGACAGGAATTACGACAAAAGCACGACAGCTTCCGCCGCTTCCTTGTCAATCGGCGCTGTCCCGGTCTGTCCCTTCCGGGACACCCGGACCGTGCCGCCTGGACATTTGCCTTCGAAACGGACCATAACCCTGTTGCCGTCTGAGTTTGCGTGTACGGTGCA includes these proteins:
- a CDS encoding extracellular solute-binding protein, with the translated sequence MDVSIAVMTGFTQSDSRVEKMLEKKYNVNINLVVLPGWTDGQSKVSLLMAGHDMPDIMWWWGMDNEFLQWRDADLLVDVSKYLNKYTNIRDYYNKMDPKTLFYATEDDGAIYRIPGDVAEPSCECLWIRQDWLDNLNLKVPTTIQDLEEVMRAFTEDDPDGNGKKDTYGLGGAGNDFRSFWPWIQGYDYTHYDRFSVDDQGKVIYGPSHGNTKKWLAEVAKLYDKGYITPNITQTTDRDEEMANGGFGVTYNWCAYNNPDSQTMISFYDSNPNAKWVPIDMVKGKNGNPQEDPATSSAWCYFGITKAATDPERLYAIYDDMCSLDNYIERRYGVEGEDYTFDKDGVYQPVIGPESEENNTKNIGLNLFHNLFNRKDEGLISNTPETKALFKKSGENSRDRAAQLIEWKNPASLTEWVDCRTDIEDEKNRYMWGVIAGTESIKKWDNYIATLDSLGLQDVLEEAQKVYNAEKEKMEDYMSNKVNQK
- a CDS encoding carbohydrate ABC transporter permease, which produces MVKRETTDIVKRTNSIQPSPSEKAFAVFNYIFFTVLCLIMIYPFWHVVMLSLSSMEEALKGGAFLWPKGFNLDTYHSVFKNPDIYTGFSTTLLVTVVGTVLGTLLTAMTAYPLSKPRLRGRKILMMIILFTMIFNAGMIPNYLLIRNLNLYDSRWSLILPLLMSAYNCIIMKSFFQSIPDSLEESARIDGANDVHIFFRIIIPLSKATIATIALFTAVMYWNDYFSTVLYIKSTDKWSMQAVLRNMLTNTQQAMQASGVNVRAQSNTNAETIKAASIAVATIPILIVYPFAQKYFVKGVMIGSVKG
- a CDS encoding ABC transporter permease subunit, whose protein sequence is MNALVKKKQRILPRPLRQKKFIRDVIRDKWLYLLLLPGISFFLIFKYIPMIDLRIAFMDYNPFAPEKSTWVGFDQFRKLFSKPSFLKVLRNTISISLWKMLIGFPIPIILALMMNEMRSLHFKKISQTLLYLPYFVSWVVLAGIIMNFLDPSTGVITHLIKKITGRNMQVLTSKVAFVPMLVITDVYKNMGWGTIIYFAALSGVDTQLYEAAYIDGAGRFQQLLRITIPAIMPTVIIMLIMNCNNILNAGFDQIFMLYSALVYDVSDIIDTYVYRMGIQKTDYSFTTAAGMFKSVAALIMIVSVNYTAKKSGNEGIW